Within the Mauremys reevesii isolate NIE-2019 linkage group 2, ASM1616193v1, whole genome shotgun sequence genome, the region CCCGTGAACGAGACAAGCTCCTGAGCTTACACAGGCCAGCCCCGGGGGGAAGCGTCCTTCACTTCTCCCGCGccccatgcgggggggggggggcacacaccgGAGCCCTCTGCCCGGGCTCCGCACTCCCCACAGCCGGACCCCACGCCCGCCCCCTCACCGATGAATTTAAAGCGGCTCATGGCTACAGCAGCTCCGCAGTCTCCTGGTTCCGGGCCGGCGGAAGGAAGGAAACGTCCAGCCTGGGCGCCGCGGGCTCCTCCCCCTTCCCGTCGGCCCGCGCGCGCCTCCTTGGCGAAGGTGAGGGGTGGGCCGAAGCCCGAGATGGCGGCCTACCTCACGCACCAGCAGAAGGTGATGCGGCTCTACAAGCGGGCGATGCGCCAGCTCGAGTCCTGGTGCATCCACCGGTGAGAGCGGGTCGCGGAGGGATCTCGGGCCCCCTACGAGCCGCCCCCGCCCTCAGCGCCGTGCACGGTCCCCTCGCCGAAGCGCCCTGTGAGCGCCGGGGTGGGGCGCCCCCTGAGCCGTCTCCATGGGGGCTGGGCGCCAGGCAGGGCGCCTCAGGCTGCAGCCttccccattccccgcccccccggctcTCATCCCTCCGCAGCGCAGGCCCCTTGACCTCAGCGCTGAAACCTCgggccccttcccctgcccgGGGGCGGGCGGGAGGTGAGCTCGGGGGATGGGGCTGCTGCGCGCGGAGGTCGCTGTCTGCGCCCACCGGTGATATTCTGATGTCAGTAACGGTCAGTAATCAACGGGCGGAACGCGGGTCGGTGCGAGGTGGGATCACGCTGGGGCCTGAAGGGAAAGAAAAGGGCATTGAAAGGAGACCGGTCAGTTTAGGCGTCAGCCCATCTCCGCTGTCTGAAAGATCTCTGGCATTGGTGCTGCTGTACTAAAGTCTCTTATGTTCAGTCTCATTTGAACTTTTCCTTGACTTCAAACTTTTCAGTtatacagtatcagaggggtagctgtgttagtctggatctgtaaaaaacaacaaagagtcctgtaaaagcagcaaagaatcctgtggcactgtATAGACCAACacacgttttggagcatgagcttttgtgtgCGAATACCttcttcgtcggatgcatgtagtggaaatgtccaggggcaggtatataaagagtcctgtggcaccttatagactaacaaatgtatcggagcataagctttcatgggtgaatacccacttcatcagacccatcatgcgtctgatgaagtgggtattcacccacgaaagcttatgctccgatacatttgttagtgtataaggtgccacaggactctttgttgcagtTAAACAGTAGTCCATTGTATTAATACCTAGCTCTAAACTAGCCTTTTCTATCCAGAGTCTTCAAACAGCTTTGTGAAGGCAATTGGTATCATCATctccatttaacagatggggaaacctgAGGCCCAGAGACTTGACAGGATTTTCCCCAGGTCACCCAACAGAATAgcaacagagccaggaatagaacctaggccTCCTGAAGTCCACTCCAGTGCTCTATCTGATACATCACGGAATATCCATCACTTGTGGACTTCAAATCAGGACCCACTATTCTTTTTaaagatatgctatagctcaaacagacGTTACAGGCTTGATGCAGCAATTACTGGGTGAGGCTCTATGGCATtgatgggcaacctgcggcccgtcagGATAATCAactggtgggctgcgagacagtGTTTATGTTGACCTTCCACAGGcacggccgcctgcagctcctggggctgcggtttgccgttcccggacaatgggtgctgtgggaagcagtgcgggctacagggacatgctggccaccactGCTCTATCTTCTGTGTTACGCAgaagattagattagattaacataatggtcccttctggccttaatctatttgtattacagtagtgtccAGTGGCCTCAGTCAGGATAGGATCATCAGGGCTCTGCTGTGCTGGTTGATGTACAAATACTTAGATGTTCTCTGCCCAAAAGGGTTTAACACTTTTTTTGGGTAGGTTGCTTATTACTAACAAATTTTTGCATTCCAGTAGGCCAAAAGGCTCCTatcaaaatcctggccccattgtgcCATCTGCATTACAAACATGGATAAAGAAACAGCCCCTACCCAGGAAGGCATGAGTcttaaaaaatacaggagcagacaAAGGATTAGGGATGGGGATAGAACATAAAAATAACTGAAATAGGCACAGTTTTGTTACTTGCTTAAGGGGCAGCATGGTCAAGTGCAGAAAATTTAAGGGAGAAGCTTATCTGTGGGCAGTGTCTCAAGTGCTAGAACAGGGCAAATTGTGAAGGCCTTAAAGATAGTCAAGAAGTACTGTTTGATACAAGAAGGAACCAGTGCAGGGATTAGGTTAGTGCAATGATGTGATAGTTTTCCTGGCTCACACCACTTATCATAGCATCAGTATTTCAAATTAACTTGAGAAGGTCAGTTTGCAGTCAAGCCCAGGGAGGTTGCAGTAGTCAGGGTGCAAGATTATGGGAGTTCTGGTGATGTGGACCGAGAGGACAAACAGGATTGTGGAGATGTTATGAAGGAATTGTCTAGACAGTGCCTGGATGGGTAGAACTGCAGAAAGGGCTTAACTTCTTTATAACTAGATAAAGAGTTTGACTCATTTCAGACTAGACAGTATACAAGGAGAACCTACTGTAGACATCCAGTGACTAGATGACACAAGGAGGCTCTTCTATCCCTGATTTCCATGAAGAATGGTGATGATGTGAATTCTCTAAAGGTCAAGGGCAAGTCTTTTAGTCTGTGGTGAGGAAACTTCTAATATTCCCATATTAGAAAACAACCCTGATATTTTTACCACTAGAAATGTTGCACATTATTTGTATCTATAGGGACAAGTATCGATTCTTTGCCTGCGTGCTGAGAGAACGGTTCGAAGAACACAAAAATGAGAAGGATATGGTGAAAGCAGTAAAATTGCTGAGAGCTGCTGAGGAAGAACTTTGGGCAATGCAGCATCCTCAACCTTACATCTTCCCTGATTCTCCTGGAGGCACATCTTATGAGAGATATGAATGTTACAAGGTAGGTAGTATCAGTGGAATGTTTGACCTATGTTGTTCTCTCCTGTCTTAATAAGTTGTGTCTCGTTCTGttgggagtggaagatgggaattTCAAGCACTGTTTATAGTGTTTTGCTCTTTTGCTGGTCTGTCAGGACTCTAGTTTTAGTTTGGTCTATTGAAAGACCTCTGCTACTTCAGTCCCCCATTGCCTTACTCCACTAATATTACAAACTAGATTTGTAGATGTTCAGAAGATGCTTTGTGGATCTTAATTATATGTTTGGTACTTGAATACTACAGTATGATGGGCACTAAGAAAAAACAAGAGCCTTACTTCAGTGTTCTTAGAATGGTAAAgttaataaaaatttaaaaataaagaaactcCTAGTTAAAGTTCTTATGTGAACTCTAAGTCTGATCTCTTCCTGTTTCTTATATGCATTACATTAAGACTATAGTTCTGTATGGTAcaactagggtgatcagatgtcctgattttatatttgaggcttttttccttatatagaagcctattaagccccatccccatttttcacatgtgctgtctggtcaccttaggtaCAACCGAGATACATCCTTTCCTACATCCGTAAATAGGATTTGACAGAGAGGATAATGGCCTTCCAGATAAATCCAGCAGGATGTTCCATGCATAAAGGGTAGCAAGAAAGAAACAAATGGAAAGCAAGGCTGACAATAGCAGTGGGAATTGAATGGCAACTTGATAAACAAGCAAATACATAAGAAAGGGAAGAGCTGTGAAAGATCTTGAAAGCAAGAACAAGGAAGAAGCTTGAATTTGCTGTGATGGAAGGATTCAAAGGGGGGTGGACTTACATGATCAGTGCAAAAGACAAGAAATCACCTTAGCTGTACTTGAACAGACTTGGGAGGGACATGGGTTGTGGGAGGCTAGAGAGGAGGTTGCAGTAATCAAGGTGAGGGATGAATGAGTCTTAACAGTATGCACAGAAGACAGTCAGTTTGGGAAATGATATGGAGGGAGAAGCAACATGATTTGTACATGGCCTGGATGTGAGGGAGAAGGAATCAATGATTCCCAGATCATGGGCCTGAGTGATAGGGAGGATGATAGTGGTGTCAACAGTTACAgaattaaatcaatgggaattgtaTATGATGAAAGAAAAATGGACAAGATTCATCtcaacataatttttttttttaactatctCTTCTCCTTTTCTCTTCCTGTTTGGCTAAATCCCAAGTAGAACCATAATTGCTGGGGATGAGGCTAGATGGACAGCACCGGCTGTCCGAAAAGGATACAGCTACTTCAAAAAGTAGTTGCCCTAAGAGTCCAGGAAATGGGAGACATGCCTATGTCTTCCTCACCTCCCAAGACATGGCAGTTTCCTGGGTGGGGCACTGCCGCAATGATTTTACTAGATCAGTATTGATGCCACAGGGGGTTCCTGGGCTGGGAAGggactttatttattttattttattttatttttcctcatAAAAATGCCAGAACTGGGTGGGAGTGGGAGTTTGCTGTGGAGTTTATAACCCTCTGATTAAGTgcagtggtttttttgttttttaaagggtcAGTAACAGGCTCACTTCATCTTTCATTGTTCTTCCCTTGGTGTACTATCACTTTGCTGCAGGGGTCTGTCCCCTGATTGTGGGTTAAGGGATTTCACAAGAGCGGAAAATCCAGTGTAAGTTTATGCTCCAGTGTTGTAAGGAAGATAGACCCCAGAGTAGGAATATTAACACAAGAACTTTTTAACAATGTTCACGTGTGGTGCCTGTTCGTTCAGAATTTATAAATAATTGAAGACACCCCCCCCTCAACAAAGTAAAGCTAGGTCTATATTCTACTTTTAATTAAGGATAAATGTGTACAAGGTGTCTGAATTCTTTGTGCCTagagacttaaaaacaaaaatgtgcaCTCCCCATGTTCTCAGTTGTAAGAACCACAACTTAAATAGCTTATCCACTTTTCCCAAAATTCTGATTTGATTTAAGATGAAGCATGCAAGGCTTCAAGCTGAACACTTTTGCTTGCATGTGCAAAAAAAACCTATTGAGTCTAGAATGGGTTCACTAATGACTCCATCATGGTTGAACAGTGTAAATGTAGCTAACTGGCTGGTCTGATGCATTTTACAGCTTTTCAAATCCCattttcttaaaatgtatttcagGGAGAAGATTAAATTGTCACTGAGATTAAAGCACTTTGTATAGTAACTGATTTGAAACAAGTAGCAGCAAAAATGCTGTTTAAGGGGACACCATCAATTTAGAAGTGACACTTATGTGGGGATAAGTAACACCTAAGATGACAAACTGAAAGGGGTTAGAGaaatgttttttcttctcttttgttTTTACTTTGTGCACTTGATAGCACTAGTCAGTTTAATTGTTTCCTCTGTATAGTCCCTTTTCTCCTCTTGATGATATGCATCTTTCACCTTACAACAGAGAAGGAAAATATTTACAACAGGAACTTGTACCACATAAAAATTTTCATGAGGTCTTGGACAGGGGTAGTACTTGGAACTACGATTTTATCTTTCTCTACTGGGGGATTGTGTATGTCTTACTTGGAGCCCAGAAGATGCATCCACCTTTAATCCAGATATACCACCTTGTCTCGACTAGACATCACTTCAGAGTTCAGATTGTACCATAATCTTCTGGATATGTGACTGCTGAGCTACACCCTTGCAGACAAGGAGAAGTAAACTCTGAAAGTTGGATCACTGTGGTGTTCTAATTATATTTTGCCATCATCATTTCATCTGGTTTGCACCACAAATGCTGGCAACTAAACCCCAAATTTAGGAGGACATGAGTTTTTAAATTACCCCTCTTCGGTAACTTAACTAATAGTATAAGCAATTGGCATTCTTTCAAGGGCAAAAATGAAAGTAATTGGCCTAGTGAACAgaacactggactggaactcaggaggcCTGAGTTCAGTTTCCATCCCTGCCACCTaagggtgaccttaggcaagacACTTCACCTcactgtgcctccatttcctttTTCTGTGAAATGGAGtttaaaaatactgacatcctttgtaaaacactttgagatctactactGAAGAGTACTATATAAGAGGTAGTATTATGTAATGCTTTGCTTTATGGACCACTTACCTATGTTGTATTAATGTGATTGTCTAAGCTGTGTTGCTGTATATTCTGTAGTTTCTCATATCTAGTGCCTGGATTTTTGACAGGCTCCTGAGTGGGTCTTGGATTTCTGGCATCCTTCTGAGAAGGCAATGTATCCTGATTATTTCGCCAAAAGAGAGCAATGGAAGAAGCTGCAGTTAGAAAGCTGGGAAAAAGAGGTCAGTGCTACTTCAATGCGGAGTGAAGCTTTAGTATATGGCTCTGTGCTTTCAAAGAAGTAAACTTAACATATTCCAGACTCCAACTGGGTGACAAGAAACACTTAAATTTCCCTACTGAAGTCTTAATAGAATACTCCAGTAAAGTTGTTAAGCACTGTGATACTGACAGCTTTCTTAATGACACACCTTCATAAGGACTCAAAGATCATTTCAGAGTTAAAGCTGCAATTATATCCTTGTCTCATCCTGTTGTGGTTAAGTATTGCACCAGGTACactgaaagttaagtgttacacTAGGACAAATAGGACTAActctattattattactgtaatATACCTTTTGCAGGTAGCTCTGAAGAAATAGAtatatgcttttgaaaagctCATTTTGTCAATGTGCTTTAAAGAATTCAGAACAATCTTGGCCTATTCTCCATTTAGTTTTCAGGAGAAAAAAAGTTGCTAATTATGTTGGAATCTTGAACTTTTTCCAAACGTTAATATTTAGGTAAATGGATGGGATTTGTGACTGTGCAATTACATAGTGGTGGTGAAGCTGACCTTAACACTAGTTGTCACATTCTTAACTTCAGAAACGATCAACTCAAAATAACAGCAAATGGGAGCTGAGGCTCTTCGCTTCATACAGAACTTATTTCATGTTTAAAAAGGCTGTATCCTGCAAGAACATTAGAGCaagtccattaaaatcaatgaaaaggCACTTACTGACTCCAGTGGTGCTGGCTTGTGGTCGAGAGTATCTGATAGGCTTCCAAAGCAGAGGGAGGATACTCATTAACTGTAACAAATAATGGAATAATCACAAGCTTCTGTTTAAAATATTGCTTTGTCATTAACAAGTTTTAACTTAAACTATTGTAGGGGCAGAAGATCTGTAACTGAAATTGCAAATGAGCACTTGATAGTGCAGTCAACCTAAATGAGGGAATTTTATtggtattggctctatcctgtttATGAGGTCAGTTCTTCATCTGGTTATAGTTGTGATATAAGGAACTGTTCTGGGCCTATATTTGAGACCAAAGCGAAATACCAAAAGAAACACATCAAGATTCAAGACTTAAGTATACTAGGTGAAGTTGTTTTCTTGTATGTTTTAGGTTAAGCAACTAGAGGCCGAAACTCCACCTGGTGGTCCTGTGAATGAAGCCTTGCCCCCAGCTCGCAAAGAAGGGCATCTGCCACCTCTGTGGTGGCAGTATGTAACCAGACCCCGAGAACGGCCAATGTAAAAGAATCTGTGCATGAACAAGCAAATTACACTTGTGGTTTGTTCTCCATAACCAGTAGGAATTCCAGTTAACATGCACTACTGTACTTAATGCACAATAAAACTAAAATAAACGTGAAATGTTCATCACACtcaacaaaatgttatggttctttcaaaagtttacagctgaaccttgacttaatacaactttgaaactttactatgcagaagaaatatgctattttccctttattttttagtagtttaacaGTACTATATATTTGCTTCCCCCCGTCTGTTTCGCCTGAtcgtgtacttctggttccaaatgaggtgtgtggttgactgtcAGTTTGTAAGTCTGGTGTTTGTATctgtgaggttctactgtagtgtgTAGGCATCTGTATCTTCACAAATCATTTGGGGCCTGTAGGCCAGATGGCtggaaaaaaaagtaaacaacATTTTAGTTGGGTGCTGTGCATCCCTCTGCACTGACCTCTTCCTGTAAAACGTTAATTCTGCTTCTGAAATGTTAATTCTGCTTCTGAAATGTTAATTTCTGGCCTTTCCTAGTTTGATAGGAGGAGGATTGAGGCTTTTATTGAAGTTAAACACGTGCCAAGTTCTTAACAGTGATGAGCAGTCTCTAATCCTCTTAATAACTGAACTTTCACTCATGCCTTGTGTTATCATTCACACTAGTTCTTCTATTAGTCTTTCCTCCTAGACAGGATATGAATTTCAAAAGTGAAAGACAAGCAGAAAAAGATGGCCAGGCTGCCTCTGTACAGTGAAGCAGAAGGAAAGGTCAAAAGTCCTACTTGCTTCTCTTTGCTGTTTTTGCTTTAAGACACTGCACTTCGCAACTACTACATGGCAAGACAGAATAAGCTAAAATGTAAGCAGTTGTCCAAAAATGCATTTGGATATCAGACATTTTAAGTAGTACTACAAACTATGGGTGCATCTCTAGTAAACTAGTTGCATTATTTTGTTTCACATTAGAGTGCTTGTGAGCCTTCTACTGATTTGGCTAAATGGACTAAAagtgatttgatttttaaaaaaaaaccaacccgtAAAGAACCATTTTAATGGTATTTGGCTTGATGCAGCAGTCTCCTGCTGGAAGAAAAAGTCCTAGTTTCAAGCACTGGGAATAAATGACTTGTTTATCTTAAACTGTGTAAATGTGTTAGTCAGCAGGGAAATCTGGATGCTCATGCATTCATTAAGTTAAATGTTCCTTAATGAAACTAAGGTAATGCAAATGCTAGATGCAAGTTTGTTTATGCAGCAGTACCAACATTATTTATGCAAGGCATCACTTTTCCTTCTCCGAAGCTGGCCCATAGTGCTCTTTGAGATAAACttaagatgttttaaaaaaagtgactagtacagagtttaagcatagaagtttctggttatcagggaataaccTACCAATTATCAAGGGGTGTGAAGTTCAGTTTAAGATTGGGTGGTGTAAGGAATACATCATCTGCAATACCCTCGATTGAGGGTAAAAGGTTGATGGGTCAAAGTACCACTTTTCCTTCTCTGAAGTTGGCTTATGGTGCTCTTGATATAGTACAATTGAGCAATTCCTCATCTGCCAAGCACAAAGCCTTTTTTCCCTTAATCCCCTCTAGCATTACCATGTAGTACCAGCAGGTGGACATGTTTAGAAAACTGATTGCCTCACTAACTCTAGAAAACTGCTGAAGTGGAGAAAACAAACTATCAATTTTGATTACTCCTTTCTAAGGATAGCCTCCTCCATGCAGTATACTATCTTAGCTACTCTTTCATTAATACATAACAAATGGAAAAGACTTACAGCAAGGAAGAGTCCCTTGTGAGAATTCTAAGAATCTCCATCTCTCTGCAGGAAGCTTTGTAAGGGAAAAAGAAAAGCGTTCCCTCTAATAGGAATTTAATGCCAATTAGGTGATGTCCTGGGTGGGGTTCTCAGAGCACCAGTTGGCCACTTCAAAGAAAGACAAATGCTGGATAGGTAATTTGTACTTGTTTAGTGTAGAATCATAGCCATTCAAATTGTGTATTGGAGTCCTCATGCTGAGGCTTTGAGCAATTAAATAGCTGGGAGTGTTGCTTGAATGAAAACCTCTACTGGGCTGAATGAAATGGTAGGCAAGTCTGTTGGCACCTATGAAAGAGAAAAGCTTTATCACACTTGTGTATTCCAGAAATGTGAGTGATCCCTTGGGCCATGTAGGTTGACATAATGAGCTAGGTT harbors:
- the NDUFB9 gene encoding NADH dehydrogenase [ubiquinone] 1 beta subcomplex subunit 9 isoform X1 produces the protein MAAYLTHQQKVMRLYKRAMRQLESWCIHRDKYRFFACVLRERFEEHKNEKDMVKAVKLLRAAEEELWAMQHPQPYIFPDSPGGTSYERYECYKAPEWVLDFWHPSEKAMYPDYFAKREQWKKLQLESWEKEVKQLEAETPPGGPVNEALPPARKEGHLPPLWWQYVTRPRERPM
- the NDUFB9 gene encoding NADH dehydrogenase [ubiquinone] 1 beta subcomplex subunit 9 isoform X2; protein product: MKNGDDVNSLKVKGKSFSLWDKYRFFACVLRERFEEHKNEKDMVKAVKLLRAAEEELWAMQHPQPYIFPDSPGGTSYERYECYKAPEWVLDFWHPSEKAMYPDYFAKREQWKKLQLESWEKEVKQLEAETPPGGPVNEALPPARKEGHLPPLWWQYVTRPRERPM
- the NDUFB9 gene encoding NADH dehydrogenase [ubiquinone] 1 beta subcomplex subunit 9 isoform X3, which produces MVKAVKLLRAAEEELWAMQHPQPYIFPDSPGGTSYERYECYKAPEWVLDFWHPSEKAMYPDYFAKREQWKKLQLESWEKEVKQLEAETPPGGPVNEALPPARKEGHLPPLWWQYVTRPRERPM